A window of Limanda limanda chromosome 4, fLimLim1.1, whole genome shotgun sequence genomic DNA:
AACCGGAGCGGGGGGGTTAATCCGAGAGGTCACGATAGTTTCATGACCTCGTAAAAAGTGGGACAAAGTTGCCTTAGGTGACAAAGAGGTAATGCTATAAAATGTCCATTTATATCAAAATGCTATCGTGCACTAGCATTTAGTTGTTTTTACACATCAGTGACAAAAAGCCgtattttttctgtatgtaACACAGACAACATTCAAGGTGAATTCTACTTCCTGGACTTCAGACCTTGTAGGCAGCTTTGAGTCCACCGTTGTCAGCGATGTTCTCTCCCAGGGTTTGTTTTCCATTCAGAGGCTCCTTGTTGATGGTGTAGTTTCCGTACTGCTCCACCATGCACTGGGTCTGCTTCTTGAACGCCTCCACAGAGGAGTTCTTCCACCAGGGACGCAGGTTCCCATCCTTGTCGTATTCCCTCCCTGTTTGAAGGGCACAGTGGCATGTAACTCTGATCTCTGCCAATTTTATgtcattacatttattttagaaTAATATTAGAAAGTACCAACCTTGGTCATCAAAAGCATGCGTCAGCTCATGTCCCATGACGACACCTATTCCACCAAAGTTAAGAGCCCTGGATAACAAAGGAGACATCTGTGATATCTGGTCTTAAGACTGCAAGTTTGTAAAAGCAGATGAGTGAGATAAGATAACTGATACAGACTGAGACTCaatatgaagctgcagcaggttaCTTTAGCTTAGCATAGAAACTGGAAGCAACCAGCACATCTGAATGtcacataagctgctttcagacatgcaccaatagtccaggcaaagtagcgttttacgaccgactaattgtaaaagaatttttttcagcatagataatttctatgaggtgtccagaacaacatactaaaagtcctaagaaatcctagttgaggaaatatgtttaattctcatcaatgtgtgccaataaggcccggcaacaatacaccccaaaaagactatttttttcctttactcctatcaaaataaaactttacacaatgaaagtaaccatgaaacgtaacattttttgtattacaagtttcttttcaaaatgaatttgacaagcacatgagctccacacttattgaatatgtcctaatttgcataggcaaacaccattcatatgtattacaaatacatacataaattcattttcaaagaaacttgtaatacaaaaaatgttacctttcatggttactttcattgtgtaaagtttcattttgataggagtaaaggaaaaaaatagtctttttggggtgtatagTTGCcaggccttattggcacacattgatgagaattaaacatatttcctcaactaggatttcttaggacttttagtatgttgttctggacacctcatagaaataatctatgcttttacaaaattcttttacaattacttctatttttggctccaaaatgggctactttgcctggactacaaaCTGTCTGAGATTTTCTTGAGGGACCGAGTGTGAGAACGCAAATCAAGTTTTCCTGCCAGCCTCttattaaaatgtctgaatgaacaaatgtgaaaatacagcaggaaaatgtccataaaatccacagcgagcgagtgggcgtgtcgATGATGTTTCATATCAAGACCTACTTGGGCCAGGACGGGCTGTAGAACGGAGCCCGGAGAATTCCTGCAGGCAGAACCATCTCGTTCTTGGTCGGGTTGTAATATGCGTTCACAGTCGGCGGGGTCATGCTCCACCTGCAGACAGGGACAGAGCCACAACATGAGGCGCACAACAAGGTCACTACAAATTAAGAATATTGATTGTGCCTGGTCTAGTGTGCCAGACTGACAACAGATCAGTTTGGAGGGCATCGGGGCCCACTCCCTCCCCCACAGCCTCATTAGAGACCAGGACCAGTTCAGCGGACAGAAGTCGGTTGCCTGGGAACATTTGTGGATGGAAGCGGCGCTCTGCTGAGTCAGTATAATGAGAATGTGTCTCCCGGGCCGAGCGTGCGACCTCCTTCCTGGCAGGACGGGCCACTCACTGGTTTCTGTTGGGGGTTTTCCTCAGCTGGTCGGCCGTTACTCGGGCTGAGAAGTTGTAGTACTGCATGACATTTTGGAAGTACAGATCTGACACCACCTCAAACTGAAAGGGAGAGGATAGAAATAGTCAGGGTTTTTATTAGGAGAGCAAATAAAAGTGACACACCACACGGTTCCACGTTTACCTACATCATTGAACACTTGGTCCAGCTTCGTGGCGTTCATGATGAAGTCTGGATATCCCACCATGTTGTAGATTGCGTCTGCCTGTGAAGGagaacatttgaaaaactgtaaaagacacattttcacaCCAGGTGGCAGTGCTGTATTGTACTTGTATTCTTTACTGGCTGTGTGAATTCTGCATGCAGGTCTTGGTTGAGTCTATTCTCTTTCTAAGAAGGTTTTGTCTTTCCTTGTCTCTATGATCTGTCACAGCCATTCAAAATGTCAGGAATTGATCATTTAAATGGCACAACTCAGGCATGGAATAATTTTAGGATAACCCAATGTGCTGCCTTTCAGCATTTTGATTAGTCTTCTATCAGGCCCATGTTTTCTTTGCTTAAAaactaatacaaataataacGAAGAGGAAtgctaaataataaaaaaaaaacgtccacGCTATTTTGGAGCTTTTGAGTGCCTGAAACATACAAATTTGGAAATGCTGGCGGCCCTGTTGTTGTTAGAAAACTGTGTTTGGTGTAGTTGGGACAAAAACCGAaacgctttctctctcttcctgattggttcttatcactCATGACTCGGCTACAGCGCAGTCTTCTGGGTTTGTGTCTTGGTGCAGGTTGTCGGTGCCTGTGTGGACAATTATGATCTGGAGACGGTCAATAAAGTCTCATTGCAGCAGTTCTAACAAATGTCCAGAGCTTGAACACGTCTCTGCAAACTTCCATCAGTAACACCACCTTTCCACCGGCTCTGCTGGCAGAGTGGGTGGAGTTGTGGAGGTGGGGTCATTCTGGCCAGCAGGGAGGAGGTCTCTGCATGAGAAGAGCCAACAAACTTTCCCACAGTCACTTTCCCAACCAGAGGCTGAGGGGTAAGAGGCCGGGGTGTGGTTGAGGGATCCGTCTGTGGGATGTGGGCTGAGAACAGTGGAGAGGACCGCAGGGGGAATTAGGAGGTCTCAGGAACTGTACCTCCCACCTGaggctcctccctctgctctctgtgtcgTCCTGGACCCACAGACTGGTGATCCTCCGTCACACTTGTCCCAGTTATTAAGAGGGGTCTATTAAAACAGTTCCATGCTGTCAGCTAGCTTTGGTCTGTAGCTTTCTTTCTAACGATTAGAAATATTCAGCTTTAGAGACGTCCCTTAAACAGTATTTTCTacaattaagtgtttttttcttcagtccCTTCATCAAAAGTCATTTCTGGTGTTGCTGCTCTCAGAGTGCGTCCCTGTCTCTCTTACGCTCAGGTCTTAGGTGTGACttacacaggagacacaccgcaGGATCTTTCACCCACCTTTTCTTTGGCTGCTTTCTTTGTTTCCGGGTCCATCCATCCCACATCCTTCAGGCTGTCCTCAAACGCCCATTTAATGTCTGCGACCATGTCCTCAGCCTGGAGCacagaggacaaagaggaaagTCAGAAAGAAAAGCTCATCATCTCACGCAGCAGGCGGCCgatgagagagagggacttACAATGGCTTTACTCTCTTCAGCAAAGGTGTCTTTGACGAACATGGCTCCGAGAGCAAAGCCCAGGGCGATGTCGGTGTCGCTGACGCACAGCTTCCAGCGAGGAGTGCAGCTCTGCAACATCAGAACGAAAGACATGAATACATCCTCAAGATATCGTCAATCTGATTAAAATGTGTGGGCTTTTTCAGTGTGTCACACTTTGTTCAACCCCTGTTGTCTGCGGCAATAAGTCACATCCTAGATTTCCCACAAAGACCATGACATGAAGTCCGATGAACTGGACAGGACTTGTGGAGAGAACAGCAGCGACACAGGCCTTGTTCAGACCTGGATTCCACGTGTGTCCTGAGCAGTCACATCACAGGTGCACAGCTCTGAGTTTGTCTGTTCACATCGGTCATTAAAACACcgcctgaatgtgtctcctgtgaccacatGCGATCTgatctcacttcctgctctATATTCAAATACAAACCTACGACATTTGTGTTTGACAAGAACAAACTATGTCCATTCTTTGAAACGTCTGCTCtatttcaaagtatttattAGTTTGTGTTTACTGGTCTTTTTTGTCAGATTTTGGCTTTTGTGATTTATACAATACATGAAACTGCCTCTGTTAAAGAATGATATTTTAATAGGCCTAAATCCAATGAAGACTGAGAAATCCCAGTGATCCTTTGTTCAGAGGATTCACGTGACAAAGAAAACAGTTGCGATCTTGTGAAATTCATGACCTCTGTGAAGCAACAGTGAGCGGTTATCCCTCAGCAGCCTGAGAGACACAGTGTTCCTGCCGAAAGGAAcaagtgctgtttttttttttggtagataaaaaagcaacaacagGAACAAGCCACAGACCAACTCCTGGTCAATTTACACTCAACTGAAGCCAGGCAAGCGAGACGACCACCAGGACAGAAGACAAGAGGTGACGAACGACGCAGGAGTGATTTCAGTGGGAAAAAGAGATAAAATCCTAATTTGTGAAGAGCTGTAACTTATTATCGGGCTGTTCTGTGACACAGCCTTGAGCCTCAAAGACCAAACAAGACTAGCAAAGTACTTGATTTGATTATAAATGTGGGGAAATGTTTTGTTATTCAGCAAAAGTCAAAATCAACGATTTTTGGGATCGAATAAATCATTCTGGACGTAAAGTTGTATCTGTTTTCATGAGCCTTTTCTTGTAATCTCAAACGCAGAAAAGATGTAAACATACAGTTAACACGTACACAAACATGACTCCATCTTATAACAACGATTTCACATCTTGAACTAATCCAAATCTCACGTACAACCCACTCTGTCACTTTCCGTGGGTACGTAAAAGTCCATATATGGCAAAGTCATTATCAGGTGAAGGGAAGGACAAGGACAAAAAGAGCTAAATGTAAACGCAGACAAAGAGGAACAAGGTTGGAGTGAGGAAACGAGGAGTATTCTGAGCATTCAAAGTTGTAAAGTGTGCTCGGACACATAGGCACAGATGGAAAAAGAGACAGTTTCGCACTCTCGCGTTTAAAAGATACACAAAAGAGACACACAGCAAGTTAAGGACTTGTTATTACAGCTTGAACCCAGTGGAAAACAAGGCAGAGGAAACAGGATCTTGCTCAGATAAGAGCTGCAGTGACTGGAGCCTCCACAGTCAAagaaataaatcagtttttcttGCTGCAGTCGACACATTTCTCCCTTCTCACAGGTTTTAGTGGATAAACAACTTCGTTTGCTAATTAAAGGGTCAATTCAGAAAATGTACAAACTCCGCTACACAACCTGCGATGTGGTGGCgtcctgcagcacacactgttTGGATTGACTGTGGATTTGAGACATCTGCCTCCAATACAGCACAGCTGAGCTAGGTTTTGTTAGTGTTGCTCACtgcattgaaaataaaaaattcaacgGTAACATCTCCGTCCAAAACACACTGGTCTACGAGGAGTCGTTCCAATTAGAGCTGTTCACAGAGGAGGTCGGTGAGTTATCTAAAGAAGACAGGTCACCGTTCCTGGAAAGACGCTCCTACGTTTTCCTTAATATCTTGAATGCCAGAAAATGTAATTCTATTGCAAGCTATTTGTTGGAGTATTTGTCAAAACCACTAAACCTGAGTATGTAAATTACTCACTAACATACATGACAAACGATTTATTGATGTTTTATAGTTTAACCTTAAAcgttattataaataataaaaacaaaccaattatataaaactAAGAAAGACTTGTTTTAATCATCTTAACATGAAATATAAATCTTTTCGGCATTGTTAATTGTGTAAAAGACGGTTCTCTTCAAATATGCTGATACCGATATGTCGGTGACAATTTATACCGGCTAGTATCACtattacaaaattaaaaatgtatcattcATTCACTAATATTATAAACTGTTGGTGATACATATAGTGTGATACAGTAATAATTTATAGTTTCAGGCActgatattttaaattttaagttggaccattttttaaatcacagtgCAAGGACAGGATCTGTACAAATTCTTTTGAATTTATTAAATTACTCGTCAGTTTGTAATGTTTCCCTCCATTCCTTTATATAGCTGCTCTCACTGGATTAATTAATATCAATACACCAATAAATTAAGTTTCTCTGGCTGAATCAAATTCTCTTTGAAGCCTCCGGATCAAATTCAGATTGTTGACACGAAGTTGAATGAGTCAAGTTCCGCAGAGAACCGACATAAAACGCTGGCCGATGATTTACAGTTCTTGTGAAATCTCGTCAGAATGGAGGGGAAAAGGCTCCGCTTCTCTTTTTGTGCCAGTTTCCCTTTATCTGCTCGCACCCGAAATGAATCCTCTGCCGAGTATCACACAAAAGAACAAGAGTTCAGGAGAAAAGCTGTGCAACCCCAGCTGTCGGGCTCTGGGCCACTTCCTCCGACAGACCTGGACCTCTGAAATCCCACTTGTACCTGGGCTAAAAGGACTTTTTAGAGTTATTCAACTCATTTTCTAATAAACATTAACCATCTAtggtaaaacaaacaacaaagcagCGACTGAGATACTCGCAAGCAGTTTGCAAACGGAAACTAAAAATACATTATCAGGATGAGAATCTGCCTGCAGGTCAAACATGAACAGAGGATTACTTCTCTCACTGCTTAATCCCATCCCTGTGTTTTAATCCATTTGAGTCATGTTGGatcacaatgtttaaaaaaaaaaaaaagagggccTGAATCTTCATCTTTTACCTTTTTGGTTCCGTACATGACCTCGAGGAAGCGCTGCTCAGCATCCTGGAACCTTTGGTCCAAAATGGAAACCATCTTCCtcaccaccttcatgatcatgtaATTGTTGAGGAGGCTGCAAAGAAAATAtcacattgatttgttttccgTTGGTTACTTCAATACTGCCTGAATGCTTGTTCTTGTACATACACAGTTTACAGTGTAAAGTGTAGCTCCTTCATTCCGGTTTTACTACGTCATTATAAATCAGAGTAAACACACATTTGGTAGCTTCGCTGTTTTTCACACGTCAATGGAAAAACTCGGAGGCATGGCTGATCGTCTGACCTTTTATTTGTTGTCTCTATGAGCTTAGAGACTTTCTGGAGGTACTCCTTAGCGTAAACAACCACGGGCTCCGAGTCGTTGAGCGGCACTGGAGAAAACACTTCTCTGAGGTACGGCATCCAGTTCACTGCAGGAGCCAGAGTCTACAGAcatagacaaaacacacacacacgatggaAAAGGtctcaacacaaacatgtacagcTTCCTAATACGACTTCCCACAACCCCTGTAGCGGCActaagctgctgtcagacatgcaGAGGGGCTCTATGTGAGAATGCagatgtctgagtcagttgatCCCGTCATGACCGGCtgagctcatgtgagaatacTGCAGGAAAATGTACGGAAAATACACAGCCAGCAAGTGGGCGTGTGGATgacaggatgaaaaacatgttgaagATGCCGACAAATATATCGACTTTGAAAGAAAACGGCAATCGAGAGCTTTTGACGAAAAGAGCAGACGTCACTGTCGATGTAGATTCACCCAAAGGACgtttttctgttcttttgtcGATACATCAGCAAACTCCGATAAAAtacccagagttcatgtctgaaaacggcttaagaGTCATGATTTGTAGAAAAGCTGTGTAGCCATTTCTGTGGATTCATTAAGAAACTCACCGACAGATCCTTGGCCTCCATCTTGTGGTAGATGAGCTCTTCATCACGCCTCTCCTCCTGAGGGACTGTGATGTTGGCCAGAGTTGTTTCAAAGTCCACAATCTCCGTCATCACTGCCTGAGACGTTTCCCTGGTGCCTCCCAGAAGAACCCCCAACTCCACCAGGAAGTTGAGGTATGCCGACAGATACTGCAAAGGAAGTGAGGCGGATATGGGCGAGTTAGGGAAGACGAGGGTCGTTTCAGtggtttataaaaaatgtaattcagtAATCCTAAACTATGCAAATACAAGCGAAACTATGCAGAGttatttgttctctttttccgcctgaagctgaaatatttaacttttaatatttacagactttctcTAAATGAGGAATGAGCCACTGGATATGATTTTCATTACAGAGAACATCTGGATTAGCTCTCCAACTCAGTCTAATGTCAGTCTAACTTCTAGTGTAACACTGTTAACAATGTGCACAGTACCTTTTCATTTGCTGTTTTGTTGAGGTAGTAATCCCGTGAAGGAAGTCCCAGGCTGGACTGATCCACCTGGAGTCAAGAGAAACATCCAATGACTTTTAGCTCACAAACAGCCTCTTGCCTCATCCCTGTGTTTCCAGGCCTGCAGGTTACAGGGTCTCAACAAAGATAGAGCATGCCCCTGGTTGACCCGCTCACCTGGATGATGTTACTGTTGGAGTTTTTCGAGTCGGTGCTGACAAACACAGTAAAGAAAGGGGACGTCCGGTAATTGCCTGACACCATTTGCAAAACTTCATCGAAGTTGTCCTTGTCCCAGGGTTCTGTCAGGGCCCATCCCCCAATCTAAGACAGACAGGGATTAATCAGACACTCAGAGTCAGCCGCATGCAGGgaaattcattatttaaagGGGATTGAAATTATGACTTTTCTTTACAGCTTTGGGAAGTAAGCATACCTGGCTGATTAGCCCCTGTAGTGGTTTAGCTCCCAATTCCTCGATCTTGGCCTCATTCATGCAGGCCTGATAGTATCGCTGGGCCTTTCCCTCAGCCTGACTCACACTTTTCCTTGTCTTGTTTTCTGattaaataaagatagaaaataCATTGGGTGTGAATGAAAAACAAGGCGTTTCCCCAGCACTGGAAACATAATCTTGCTACTTTTGCCTGGGGTGAAAGCAGCAGAGCACACGGTGCAGGATTCAGACAATGGCCTTTACCTAATAATTGCTTCATTACAACCATGTTGTGCTCCCAGAGGTTGCTGAAAGGTCCCCAGCGGGACTTGCCCTCGGGGAGGGGGTTGTTCTTCATCCAGCCCCCACAGGCAAAGTCGTAGAAGTCATGGCAGGGGTCCACGGACCGATCCAGGGCTCCCATCACTGTACTGGCCACAGTAACGCACGGCTCTGTTAGGCACAAGCCAGGGTGAGCTGTGCAAAAGTAGATTTAAACAAAATTTACCACTAACCACCACCGAGCAACCCGATGAAAAAGTCATTAACATGTCAGTCAACACAGAATGGTGCACCTGCAGAGAGAAATGAAATTATTACAGGGACAATAAGAGACTTTTTCGGGAAGTTGCCAAAGTTTTTCCAGAAAGCTACAAGGTGCTTTTCTGAAAAGGACACATTTAGTTGGAATTTAACTTCATCAGTCAGTGAGTGAAGTTCGTGGTTCTAAGGCCCTGCAGCTTTGCTCCAGCCCAAACACAACTGTGTATAATCAGAGAATATTTCATTTTGGACGTCCAAGTAGTCATGCAGGTTTCCAGACCATCCACAAATTATTACCTCAAACACGGTAAAAGCCAAGATATACAACCTGCAGGGAATATTTCTCCGTGTAGAAAATTGACTGTTGCCGactgataaataaatagagaaCATATGAACAGATGAGGGTGAAGGAGCCTGGAAGACTTCAGGTTAATCACTTTCATCTGACCTGGCGCGCAGATAAACGTCattgctcctcttcctgtgtctgcGCCTGCATGTGGCTTCCAAAAACACATATTTGCGAGAATAGATAATTAGTTTGCTCTCTAGAATCATCTTCAGGAGGCGACGACCGGAGGCTTTCTGGCTGGTCTGTTATATTTTGAAGTCTAAACACAAAAGCTGAAGAACAAGAACAGCTTTAGAAAAATGTCAGTGTTTAGAGAAGTGCAAGTACCGGTCGTCACGTAGCAGACGCTGCGATCCCAGGCCAACGGCTCACGATTAATATTTGACTCACTATAAAGACTTTCACCTCCTGCCCATATAAGGCGATGAGACAAAGacggagacacagaaacaaGCAGTGATGAGATTCGAACCCGGAGGAGACATCATCCTTGTTCCTTCTATTATTTCAAAGAGTGATCCTGACATGCGGCTCTGAATGGGAGGAAGTGGCATTAGGTTTCCCATGGTGCATCTGAGGAAGCCCGACCGTTGATGGTAAATCCACAAGCACTTTTTCCATAATGAACAAGCTCAGGGGAGTGATTGAGAGTTGTTTTTCGCAGGCTTAGCCAAAGGTGtggctttaaaataaataatacagtgCATATACTGTATTAATTGTCTCAGTCCTGTTTGAACTTAAAAGCCTCTCAGCGCTTCCAGATCTTTTTTAAAActtgtcttttgtctttcagCTCAAACTACACTTGTTTTGATGGAATCACCTTCATTACTTGTTGATATTTTGACCCGATTTATAACATATCcatatataaaacaattacaaacaataacacacagaaACTTGGTTGTTTTCAGACACTCGTGGGACATTTTATCCCTTTTATCACTACAAAACCAGTTCCAATGATGGAAACagtactaaaaatgtaaagtcTCAGTTGACATTGTAGGAAAAATCCTCATTCGTTTTCTCGCAGGCGGTTTAGATGAGTCGATCAACATCACTCTTCATATTTGCAAGGCAAATATGAAGCTGGAGCCACCACCAGCTTATCTTGGCACAAAGAGTCTGGCTGTTTAAAGATAATAAGATCCACACCGCTAATGCTCACTGATTAACATAGGACGTTCTGTTTGTTTCAGCTGCACAAAGTGTACAAAGAGTAGTTCACTGGCAATTAAGTAGTCCAGCACACACCTCTTGTTAAACAGTGGGGAAAACCCGAGGCAAATTTTCTGCCCCTGCTTCTACTGTTtctgctaagctaagctaaccctCTCctggctgcagcttcacataTGGGACTGGTATAATTTTTCTCATCCGACTCTGagcaagaaaaaaactaaagctCATATTTCTGGAACTGCTGAACTTCTTTCTTTAAGCCCTCCGTTTAGTGTGTGGgagtttttttaattgtcaATTATTCTTGTTTCTTGGAAGCTGGTTGACAACatattcaataaataaaaagaaatcagaATAAATAGCAAAAAAGCAGTTTGATCTACAGCTCGACCGATACTGACTTTGGCGGTTGCCGATTCTGATATTTCGGCTGAGCTGCTCATTTTTCCGGATTAGAATTTTCACATGTTATCGGGCCAAGGAAGCAATTTGGAACCgtgatacattcaatattaatactaCTTAAATAATCAGGTAATTGTGTATTTGGTTGAGCTTGTAATTGGTCGAACTGGAGCTCAATCAGGAGTCACCTGGTCAGCCTACTTCACAGAAAAGTTTCCCAGTGTATTCCACAGCATCACAAAGTTTGAATAGAACCTCAGACTCACTCTGTTTGTAGAAGACCCCAGTTGTGATGAGAGATATGAAAAGGCCCAGGGTCACGACGCACACTAGAAACAGGACACGCTTCTCGCTCTTGGTCCGGTGCGGACAACACATGGGGCCGCGGCCGTTCCGCAGATTCACCTGCACAAACAAAtagagaatataaaaaaaaacttgaagcGCTTCatctaaaaagtcaaatataacAATTTTAAAGAGATTAACAGACATAAAATGAGTTAGAAATCTACTTTAAGATACACAAATATAGACACTTAATAATGTCACCGTGTTGGACTAATGCAGTGTGGAAAATACTGTGTGGAGTTCAAACAGCTTCTTTCAGGATCTGATGACAGGTTTGGTTTCAAAGCTCAGCGACCTTTTCAACCCTCCTACACTGAGAGGCATTTTCCTATTGTTCCCTCTCCTCTGGTTCAGCACAGAGTCATAGAGAAGTTTCCCACTGCCCCAGATTGAGAAATCGACACAATAATCCTGCTGAACCGTGTCTGATGATTTTGTGGCTGACCTATAAAGTGAGGAGGAAGTCGAGCGAGAGTCAAACGAGGACAACAAACCAAACCAGTCGACTCCAGAGAAAAAGGGTTTTAAGAAACATTCCCAAAAGAAGAATTTAGAAGTTGGAggaacttcctgtctttgtgaatggtaaatggtaaatgaatggtctttttttt
This region includes:
- the ece1 gene encoding endothelin-converting enzyme 1 isoform X2, with protein sequence MPRKCLETMSTYKRATLDEEDLVDSTADDIYPSSPMQVNLRNGRGPMCCPHRTKSEKRVLFLVCVVTLGLFISLITTGVFYKQTHPGLCLTEPCVTVASTVMGALDRSVDPCHDFYDFACGGWMKNNPLPEGKSRWGPFSNLWEHNMVVMKQLLENKTRKSVSQAEGKAQRYYQACMNEAKIEELGAKPLQGLISQIGGWALTEPWDKDNFDEVLQMVSGNYRTSPFFTVFVSTDSKNSNSNIIQVDQSSLGLPSRDYYLNKTANEKYLSAYLNFLVELGVLLGGTRETSQAVMTEIVDFETTLANITVPQEERRDEELIYHKMEAKDLSTLAPAVNWMPYLREVFSPVPLNDSEPVVVYAKEYLQKVSKLIETTNKSLLNNYMIMKVVRKMVSILDQRFQDAEQRFLEVMYGTKKSCTPRWKLCVSDTDIALGFALGAMFVKDTFAEESKAIAEDMVADIKWAFEDSLKDVGWMDPETKKAAKEKADAIYNMVGYPDFIMNATKLDQVFNDFEVVSDLYFQNVMQYYNFSARVTADQLRKTPNRNQWSMTPPTVNAYYNPTKNEMVLPAGILRAPFYSPSWPKALNFGGIGVVMGHELTHAFDDQGREYDKDGNLRPWWKNSSVEAFKKQTQCMVEQYGNYTINKEPLNGKQTLGENIADNGGLKAAYKAYVNWVEKNGEEATLPALGMTNHQLFFVGFAQVWCAVRTPESSHEGLITDPHSPSRFRVIGTVSNSHEFSKHFGCKSNAPMNPQHKCELW
- the ece1 gene encoding endothelin-converting enzyme 1 isoform X1, giving the protein MEALRETFLHVTFQMSTYKRATLDEEDLVDSTADDIYPSSPMQVNLRNGRGPMCCPHRTKSEKRVLFLVCVVTLGLFISLITTGVFYKQTHPGLCLTEPCVTVASTVMGALDRSVDPCHDFYDFACGGWMKNNPLPEGKSRWGPFSNLWEHNMVVMKQLLENKTRKSVSQAEGKAQRYYQACMNEAKIEELGAKPLQGLISQIGGWALTEPWDKDNFDEVLQMVSGNYRTSPFFTVFVSTDSKNSNSNIIQVDQSSLGLPSRDYYLNKTANEKYLSAYLNFLVELGVLLGGTRETSQAVMTEIVDFETTLANITVPQEERRDEELIYHKMEAKDLSTLAPAVNWMPYLREVFSPVPLNDSEPVVVYAKEYLQKVSKLIETTNKSLLNNYMIMKVVRKMVSILDQRFQDAEQRFLEVMYGTKKSCTPRWKLCVSDTDIALGFALGAMFVKDTFAEESKAIAEDMVADIKWAFEDSLKDVGWMDPETKKAAKEKADAIYNMVGYPDFIMNATKLDQVFNDFEVVSDLYFQNVMQYYNFSARVTADQLRKTPNRNQWSMTPPTVNAYYNPTKNEMVLPAGILRAPFYSPSWPKALNFGGIGVVMGHELTHAFDDQGREYDKDGNLRPWWKNSSVEAFKKQTQCMVEQYGNYTINKEPLNGKQTLGENIADNGGLKAAYKAYVNWVEKNGEEATLPALGMTNHQLFFVGFAQVWCAVRTPESSHEGLITDPHSPSRFRVIGTVSNSHEFSKHFGCKSNAPMNPQHKCELW
- the ece1 gene encoding endothelin-converting enzyme 1 isoform X4, which gives rise to MSTYKRATLDEEDLVDSTADDIYPSSPMQVNLRNGRGPMCCPHRTKSEKRVLFLVCVVTLGLFISLITTGVFYKQTHPGLCLTEPCVTVASTVMGALDRSVDPCHDFYDFACGGWMKNNPLPEGKSRWGPFSNLWEHNMVVMKQLLENKTRKSVSQAEGKAQRYYQACMNEAKIEELGAKPLQGLISQIGGWALTEPWDKDNFDEVLQMVSGNYRTSPFFTVFVSTDSKNSNSNIIQVDQSSLGLPSRDYYLNKTANEKYLSAYLNFLVELGVLLGGTRETSQAVMTEIVDFETTLANITVPQEERRDEELIYHKMEAKDLSTLAPAVNWMPYLREVFSPVPLNDSEPVVVYAKEYLQKVSKLIETTNKSLLNNYMIMKVVRKMVSILDQRFQDAEQRFLEVMYGTKKSCTPRWKLCVSDTDIALGFALGAMFVKDTFAEESKAIAEDMVADIKWAFEDSLKDVGWMDPETKKAAKEKADAIYNMVGYPDFIMNATKLDQVFNDFEVVSDLYFQNVMQYYNFSARVTADQLRKTPNRNQWSMTPPTVNAYYNPTKNEMVLPAGILRAPFYSPSWPKALNFGGIGVVMGHELTHAFDDQGREYDKDGNLRPWWKNSSVEAFKKQTQCMVEQYGNYTINKEPLNGKQTLGENIADNGGLKAAYKAYVNWVEKNGEEATLPALGMTNHQLFFVGFAQVWCAVRTPESSHEGLITDPHSPSRFRVIGTVSNSHEFSKHFGCKSNAPMNPQHKCELW
- the ece1 gene encoding endothelin-converting enzyme 1 isoform X3; the protein is MEALRETFLHVTFQMSTYKRATLDEEDLVDSTADDIYPSSPMQVNLRNGRGPMCCPHRTKSEKRVLFLVCVVTLGLFISLITTGVFYKQKPCVTVASTVMGALDRSVDPCHDFYDFACGGWMKNNPLPEGKSRWGPFSNLWEHNMVVMKQLLENKTRKSVSQAEGKAQRYYQACMNEAKIEELGAKPLQGLISQIGGWALTEPWDKDNFDEVLQMVSGNYRTSPFFTVFVSTDSKNSNSNIIQVDQSSLGLPSRDYYLNKTANEKYLSAYLNFLVELGVLLGGTRETSQAVMTEIVDFETTLANITVPQEERRDEELIYHKMEAKDLSTLAPAVNWMPYLREVFSPVPLNDSEPVVVYAKEYLQKVSKLIETTNKSLLNNYMIMKVVRKMVSILDQRFQDAEQRFLEVMYGTKKSCTPRWKLCVSDTDIALGFALGAMFVKDTFAEESKAIAEDMVADIKWAFEDSLKDVGWMDPETKKAAKEKADAIYNMVGYPDFIMNATKLDQVFNDFEVVSDLYFQNVMQYYNFSARVTADQLRKTPNRNQWSMTPPTVNAYYNPTKNEMVLPAGILRAPFYSPSWPKALNFGGIGVVMGHELTHAFDDQGREYDKDGNLRPWWKNSSVEAFKKQTQCMVEQYGNYTINKEPLNGKQTLGENIADNGGLKAAYKAYVNWVEKNGEEATLPALGMTNHQLFFVGFAQVWCAVRTPESSHEGLITDPHSPSRFRVIGTVSNSHEFSKHFGCKSNAPMNPQHKCELW